One window from the genome of Streptomyces sp. WZ-12 encodes:
- a CDS encoding spore-associated protein A — MQRSSLIAGSAALALAGVATMGLATTASAAPAPGAYNGACGSGYGVVNSVPVAGKGTVYLTYSAKTGKNCVVTVRKAPGKPVLVRAALGPSDHSSRPVVDSGQYTTYAGPVYLAAKGRCVDWGGTIEKVSASVADSNCGRLAPGIVASH; from the coding sequence ATGCAGCGTTCTTCTCTCATCGCCGGTTCCGCGGCCCTGGCTCTGGCGGGCGTCGCCACCATGGGCCTGGCCACCACCGCCTCGGCCGCACCGGCACCCGGCGCGTACAACGGGGCGTGCGGCAGCGGGTACGGCGTGGTGAATTCCGTACCGGTCGCCGGGAAGGGGACCGTCTATCTCACGTACAGCGCGAAAACCGGAAAGAACTGTGTGGTGACGGTCCGGAAGGCGCCCGGGAAGCCGGTGTTGGTGCGCGCCGCCCTCGGGCCGTCGGACCACAGTTCGCGACCGGTGGTCGACAGCGGGCAGTACACCACGTACGCCGGGCCGGTCTATCTCGCGGCGAAGGGGCGGTGCGTGGACTGGGGCGGGACCATCGAGAAGGTGAGCGCGAGCGTCGCCGACTCGAACTGCGGGCGGCTGGCGCCCGGGATCGTGGCCAGCCACTGA
- a CDS encoding lysozyme, with amino-acid sequence MPLRRSAPARRTVRLAAGSLVSLVTVLALPLTLPDTATATPEAGKTPAHPEQDWMGSTITEHEGVERSGGSEPRGAWSHKTVAGVDVSSHNRNVGWGKLRRMGVRFAYVKATEGTSYKNPYFNQQYRGSYHAGMIHGAYHFALPDHSGGASQARFFAHEGGGWSADGRTLPGALDMEYNPYGATCYGKSHGEMVRWIADFVRAYRAETGRDAVIYTSTNWWKRCTGNSGRFGRTNPLWIPRYGPSVGSLPAGWRFHSIWQHTSSGHTVGDHNRFNGPLSRLKVLANGATGEDDD; translated from the coding sequence ATGCCCTTGCGCAGATCCGCACCGGCCCGGCGCACGGTCCGCCTGGCGGCCGGCTCTCTCGTCTCACTCGTCACCGTGCTCGCACTGCCCCTCACGCTGCCCGACACCGCGACCGCCACGCCGGAGGCCGGGAAGACCCCCGCCCACCCCGAGCAGGACTGGATGGGCTCGACCATCACCGAGCACGAGGGCGTCGAACGCTCCGGCGGTTCGGAACCGCGCGGGGCCTGGTCGCACAAGACCGTGGCCGGCGTCGACGTCTCCAGTCACAACCGCAACGTCGGCTGGGGGAAGCTGCGGCGGATGGGCGTGCGGTTCGCCTACGTCAAGGCCACCGAGGGGACCAGCTACAAGAACCCCTACTTCAACCAGCAGTACCGCGGCTCGTACCACGCCGGCATGATCCACGGCGCATACCACTTCGCACTGCCCGACCACTCCGGCGGCGCCTCGCAGGCGCGGTTCTTCGCGCACGAGGGCGGTGGTTGGTCAGCGGACGGCCGGACCCTGCCGGGCGCGCTCGACATGGAGTACAACCCCTATGGCGCGACCTGCTACGGCAAGTCCCATGGGGAGATGGTCCGTTGGATCGCCGACTTCGTGCGCGCCTACCGGGCGGAGACCGGGCGGGACGCGGTGATCTACACCTCGACGAACTGGTGGAAGCGGTGCACCGGCAACTCCGGCCGGTTCGGGCGGACCAACCCGCTGTGGATCCCGCGCTACGGCCCGTCCGTGGGGAGCCTGCCGGCCGGGTGGCGGTTCCACAGCATCTGGCAGCACACCTCCTCGGGGCACACCGTCGGCGACCACAACCGGTTCAACGGCCCGCTCAGCAGGCTGAAGGTGCTGGCCAACGGCGCTACCGGCGAGGACGACGACTGA
- a CDS encoding transglycosylase SLT domain-containing protein, with protein sequence MPSFTLPRAARITRITRTHKVAVAVLAAAGATTGLAVTAAPGNATSTAAHAPAAVKPVNANGMPATADSATQRPIRASVADNAKVTAVAQQDRAAQQAASRSADRASAPNKYTDNLDGWIRQSLDIMKSKGIPGSYDGLHRNIMRESSGNPNAQNDWDINAKNGIPSKGLLQVIQPTFDTYHVSGTADKLTDPVANITAAANYAAHRYGSIDNVNSAY encoded by the coding sequence ATGCCTAGTTTCACCCTGCCCCGCGCTGCCCGAATCACCCGCATCACCCGTACCCACAAGGTCGCCGTGGCCGTTCTGGCCGCCGCCGGCGCCACCACGGGCCTGGCCGTCACCGCGGCCCCGGGCAACGCCACGAGCACGGCCGCGCACGCCCCCGCCGCGGTCAAGCCGGTGAACGCCAACGGAATGCCCGCCACGGCCGACAGCGCGACCCAGCGCCCGATCCGCGCCTCCGTCGCGGACAACGCGAAGGTCACCGCCGTCGCCCAGCAGGACCGCGCCGCCCAGCAGGCCGCCAGCCGCTCCGCCGACCGCGCGTCCGCCCCGAACAAGTACACCGACAACCTCGACGGCTGGATCCGCCAGTCCCTGGACATCATGAAGTCCAAGGGCATCCCCGGCAGCTACGACGGCCTGCACCGCAACATCATGCGGGAGTCCAGCGGCAACCCCAACGCCCAGAACGACTGGGACATCAACGCCAAGAACGGCATACCCTCCAAGGGCCTGCTCCAGGTGATCCAGCCCACGTTCGACACCTACCACGTGTCCGGCACCGCCGATAAGCTCACCGACCCGGTGGCCAACATCACCGCCGCCGCCAACTACGCGGCCCACCGCTACGGCTCCATCGACAACGTCAACTCGGCGTACTGA